The sequence caatgagctagactttactaaagTAAAGTCTAGCTTCTTGAGTTCAGCCTAGTTCAGTTTCTCCTTGCTGCACGGAAACTTCAAGGGCCTCTGTTCTGGCAACCCTGCCCAGACGCAGCCGCATCACAACCAATATTTGGCCGATTAGGCAAATGTCAGTTCCCAGCGGATATGATGGTGAGAGTGAGTGATAAATTAAAGCGAGGGATAAACATATACAGAAAGGGGAAAAAgggaaaatataaacaaatggcCGAAGTTGAGTAAACAGAATTAGTAGCGAATCGAAGAAAATTGTATTGCAAGAAGAGAGTTGAACGGTGAATAAATCTAGATTGTATTTGAGGTAGAGTGAATTACGTGGAGTTTGGTCAGCAGATAACAATTAAGTACACTGTAAGTAGGTTGAAGTGCGAAAATAAACATATAGTTAATTGCACCATTATGAACAGCTGACGCAGGACAGTACAGTGGTGCTCAAACTATCGAAGACAGCCCACGGACTTTTAGACGACAATTAGACGAACGACACAGAAAGCGAGTAGAACAGGCAGGTAAAATATAGTACACGCTAAAAAGAGACTAGACAAAATaattaaagaattaaataaattaatagaCAAGTCTACGTGGACGATTGAGACGGAAGTTAAAGGAGAAGaacaaactaaaattgtgagtagaaatgttacaaaaaagattatatttgtaaaaaaatgtaaaacaacCCACAAacttaaattttaattaaacttCCACAGTTTGATCATCCTTTCAAAGGTTGATTCTCAAAAACGGTTTCGTTTAAAATCCGACCGTCcgaacaaaatcaaaaattttataTCGGATTACTTCGGAATGGCTTCCTCTCCTTCGAAAAATGAGCAATGTTTGTTCTGCTCAATGTCGGAGTCGATGTCGGAGGATGTGGATTGGGTCCAATGTGGGAAATGTAGGCAATGGGCTCATTTCTCCTGCGCTGGCGTAGACCAGGAGGTTGTGAAAGCCGATTGGCGCTGTCAAGTGTGTTTCCGCTAGTGCGCAGCAGCTGAAGGTTCCGGACACGAGAAGCAAGACGCGAGGTGGCAAGAAGACCGGCCAAAAAGGCGATGGAGGGTCCGATCAGGGAGTTAGTTCCGATGCAGATCCGGCTGAGAAGCAGTTGGAAGAGGAACAACTCGCCAAGGAAAAGGCCTTTGCAAAGCAGATGGAGGCGCGGAAGAAGCTACTCGCTAGGCAGAAAGCGTGGAAGCAGGAACAGCTGAGGCAAGAACGAGAAATGCGGGAACTGGAGCTCCAAGTACAACGCGAGATAGAAGAGCAGCAGTTGCAGCAAGAACAGGAAATGTTGGACGCTCAACTGGCTGCggagaaggaatttttggagaagcgAGACGCGATCCGGAAGAAATTCGAAAACAGCGTCAAGAGGGTGAATGCGTCCAAGGACGAAGATGGTGCTGTCGGTGGGAGGTCGAAAAGTGAACCGGACCAGGCGGTAGAGGAGTGGCTGCAACAGTCAAGGAAGACAAACACGCAGCAGTCGGTCTCGGATGTCAGGGGAGCTTTTCCGAAAGGTGGAGTTCCACTGGGAGCAGGAGTGGTTATCAAGGCGAACAAAAACGAAGTCGATGAAACCGGTAAAGGAAGTGCCTGAAATCGTCGAGAACGAGCCAGAGTCCAGCGAAGACGAAAGCAGCGAGTCGTTGGATTATCCAGCGAAAAGCCGTCACAGTCAGAGCCGGTATGGCAGCATGCAGAGTAGTCATGATTCCGACGGGCCGGGGCGTGATATTGGCCATATCTCGAAACAGCAGCTAGCCGCTCGGAAAGCGGTGTCCCAGTACCTTCCGAAGTTTCGTGGAGAGCCGGAAGTCTGGCCGCTGTTTATCAGTAGCTTCGAGCATACGACGGCGGCGTGCGGGTTCACGAACTTGGAGAACTTGAAGCGGCTGCAGGACTGTCTACAGGGAGACGCACTCGAGGCAGTCAGGAGTCGGCTAGTGCTGCCGGATTCGGTTCCGGATGTTATTTGCGATCTGAGGAATCTTTTCGGAAGGCCGGAAAAGTTGCTGAAGACGCTGCTGACAAAAGTGAGGAATTCTCCTGCGCCGAGAGGAGATCGGCTGGAGACCTTCATTAACTTCGGGATTACGGTGAAGCAACTGTGCGATCATCTTGAAGCTGCACAGCTCAGAGACCACCTGAACAACCCGATGCTGGTACAGAAGTTGGTGGACAAGCTACCACCAAGCTATAAGCTGGACTGGGTCCGTTTCAAGCGTGGACAAATTGACAGTCCACTAAGGATGTTCTCGAACTTCACCACCGAAATCGTTTCGGATGTGTCCGAGGTTACGGAGTTCACTATGTTGTCAGTGAACGAGCGAGCACGTCCTGGGAGAGAGAATCCTAGGAAGAAGGAGTTTGTGCATATGCATGAATTTGCACAGAAGTGGAGCGAAGGATCGCGGATCGAGGCAGTCAGTCGGCCGTGCTGGATCTGTGAGCGGACGGATCATTTGATCAGAAATTGCGATGAGTTCCGGCGAATGAATATCGCCGAAAGGCTTAGAGAGGTGGAGAGGCAGAAACTGTGTGGAATCTGCCTAAACAAACATGGTAATAGTCGCTGCTCGTCGAAGATCCGGTGCGTGGTGCGAGGTTGTCAAGGAAACCATCATCCTCTGTTACATCGCGTGGAAAGATCTGTGCAATTGCAGAAAGCGATATCCGACTGCACAGTGATTTTCCGTATGATGCCGGTAACGCTACACGTCGGCAAGCGTCAATACGACACCGTCGCGTTCCTGGACGAAGGGTCATCTGCGACTTTGGTCGATGATGTGGTAGCCAAACGATTGAAAGCTGAAGGTTCACTGGAGCCGTTGATAGTAACGTGGACCGGGAACATCAACCGGTTCGAAAACGAGTCCCGCTGCGTAGAGATGATGGTGGCAGCAAAGGGCTCGAAGGAGAAGTTTCCGCTGTTCAACACTCGGACAGTATCGGAGTTGCAGTTACCCAAACAGAATGTTCGATACGCAGAGGTAGTGAAGCGGTACACACATCTTGTGGGCGTGCCAGTGAAAGATTTTCCGTCCGGGGTGCCGACCATCCTCATCGGTTTGGATAACCTACACCTGTTTGCGCCGCTGGAGTCACGTGTTGGTAGACCGAACGAACCGATCGCCGTGCGATCGAAGATGGGTTGGACAATATATGGGTCCGAAAACGTAGAGCCAGCGTTCATACATACCTGAATCTTCATTCTATCGCGACGGTGAGCAATCAGGAGCTCCATGATTTGATGCGGGAGCAGTATGTGCTGGAAGAAACAGCGGGTGCATCGTTCGCTGTGCCAGAACCGTTGGAAGAGAAGCGGGCTAGGGAGATCCTGGAGGCGACAACACAGCGAGTGGGCCATCGATTCGAAACTGGACTGTTGTGGCGCAGCGATGTCCGGAAATTCCCGATAGCTACTCAATGGCTAAGCGGAGAATGCATGCACTCGATCGGAATTTAGAAAGGAATCCAGCGCTGAAGGAGAATGTGTCGGCAGATCGAGGATTACCATCAGAAAGGAGACGTGCACAAAGTAACCGACGTAGAGTTGATGGAGACAGCTCAATCTGCTGTGTGGTACCTGCCCTCAACGTCGTGGTGAACCCACGAAAGCCAGGCAAAGTGCGCCTGGTATGGGATGCAGCAGCATCAGTGAATGGCATCCCCTGAATTCCGAGCTGCTCAAAGGTCCGGATATGTTAGTTCCCCTTCCGCGAGTGATCTGCCATTTCCGAGAACGCCCGATCGCCTTTGGAGGCGACATCCAGGAAATGTATCACCAAATCCGCATCAGATCGGAGGACAAGCAGGCGCAGCGATTCCTGTTTAGGTCAGGTAGCGAAGAGGCTCCACAGATATTCGTGATGGACGTGGCGACTTTCGGATCCACGTGTTCGCCCAGTTCAGCGCAGTATGTGAAGAACGTCAATGCGAAGCAATTTGCGAAGAGGTACCCGGAAGCAGCAGATGCAATAGTCAAACGTCATTACGTGGACGATTACTACGACAGTGTGGACACCGTGGAAGAAGCGATCAAGAGAGCCAACGAAGTGAGATATGTTCATTCGTGTGGCGGTTTTCGAATTAGGAACTGGGTGTCTAACTCCAATGCGTTCCTGCAGGCGGTTGGCGAGCAAAGCGGTGAGTCGGCAGTACACTTTAGCGAAAATAAGGCTGCAGAGTATGAACGTGTGCTGGGCGTAGTATGGGATACGATAGAAGACGTCTTCTGTTTTGAGACCGCTTCGAAGTTCGAGTGTTCCAAAGTCCTCCGAGGAGAAGAACGTCCCACCAAGCGGATGGTACTCAGCATAGTCATGGCACAGTTTGATCCGGCCGGATTCCTAGCTCCAGTTACCATCCTGGGTAAAATGCTGGTGCAAGATCTGTGGAGAACAGGATGCCAGTGGGATGATGCGGTAGATGACCTATCATACAAAAAGTGGACGCGGTGGACGAGCATGTTGGCGAATGTCCAGGCATTTAAGTTGTCGCGCAGCTACTTCGGCACTGCGAGGTCCGATGAAATCCGGGACGTACAGCTGCATATATTTGCGGACGCGGGTGAGACGGGGTATTGATGTGTGGCATATTTTCGTGCCATGGTGCATGGAGAGGTGAAGTGCACGCTAGTGATGAGCCGGGCGAAAGTTGCTCCCTTGAAACAAGTGTCAATTCCGCGCCTGGAGCTTCTGGCGGCGGTACTGAGTGCACGGATGTCACATACGGTGCGCGAAAACCACAGCATATCCATTAGCAAAGTGGTATTTTGGATAGATGCAGAGGTGGTACTATCGTGGATTAGATCCGACCAGCGCCGCTATAAACAGTTCGTTGGTTTCCGCATCGGAGAGATCCTGAGCTTGACAAGACTAGCAGACTGGCGGTGGGTTCCGACAAGGCTGAACGTTGCAGACCTGCTGACGAAGTGGGGAAAGGATCCAGATCTACATCCGAGTGGTCCGTGGGTACGAGGCCCACAGTTTCTGTACGACCGGGAGGAAAATTGGCCGAGGAAGAGTTTGCCGCCGGCTAATACGACTGAGGAACTTCGGGTTCATCTGTTGCTACACGACGTAAAGATACCAGCGGTTCTTGTAGACGCGAACCGCTTCTCGAAGTGGACGATCCTGGTCCGAACGATAGCGTGCGTGTTTCGATTTGTGACGAACTGTAGACGGAAAAAAGGGAAACTGCCGATAGAAACGTTGCGAGCAACGAAAGATCAGCTGAAGTCGCATATATCAAATGCGGGTGCGTCGGTTCGACTACCACTACAGCAGAAGGAGTACGAGCAAGCAGAGCGATGCTTGCTGAAGGTAGCGCAGTCGGAGAGTTTTATCGATGAGCTGAAGGTGCTGTCGAGGAACAAAGATCGTCCGGCGAGCCAGTGGATGGCACTTGAGAAGTCTAGTCCGCTATACAAGCTGACCCCGCTGGTAGATGAGTATGGCTTGATCAGAATGGAGGGCCGCGTGGAGCGGGCAGAGTTTCTACCGTTCGACTTGCGGTTCCCAGTTATTCTTCCGAACGACCACAGAATTACGAAGCTGATAGTCCAACATTACCATGAGAGGAGTGGCCATGGATACCGCCAGGCGGTTAAAAACGAGTTGCGGCAGCTGTACTACATTCCGCATGTAGATGCAGTGGTGAGAAAAGTGTCGGCGGCCTGCGTCTGGTGTAAAGTACATCGCTGTCGTCCCCATGCTCCACGGATGGCTCCACTACCAGTGCAGCGCATTACGCCGAATCTTCGGCCATTTAGCTACGTGGGTGTCGATTATCTGGGGCCGTTTGACGTGACTGTAGGGCGTCGAACAGAGAAACGTTGGATAGCGCTGTTCACATGCATGGTGATACGAGCGGTACATTTGGAGGTAGCCCACGGATTGACAACACAGTCCTGTTTGATGGCGATACACCGGTTTATCGGTCGCCGGGGCTGGCCGAttgaattcttctccgacaacGGGACGAATCTGCGAGGAGCAAGCAAGGAAGTAGTAGAGGTTGTACAGGGCATCAGAGATGACTGTGCAGACCAGCTGACGAATGCAAGGACGAGGTGGACGTTCAATCCTCCCGCTGCGCCTCATATGGGGGGCGTCTGGGAGCGGTTGGTGCGTTCCGTGAAGGAGGCGTTAACAGCGTTGAACGATGGAAGGCGACTGACGGACGAGATTTTGCAGACGGTAATCGTTGAGGCTGAGGACATCGTCAATTCTCGTCCCCTCACCTACGTGTCGCAACAGAACAACGAGGCAGAAGCACTAACCCCAAACCACTTCTTGAGGGGTGGGTCACCGAATCAGCCAAGCGGTACACCGCCGCCACCCAATCCGGCAGTGGCTCTCCGGGACGCCTTCCAGCGGTCCCAGCAAATAGCCAGCGTGATGTGGGATAGATGGATCAAGGAGTACGTGCCTTTGCTGAACCGGAGGTCCAAGTGGTTCGGCGAATCAAGACCGTTGCAAGCAGGAGATTTGGTGTATATCGTAGATGGTACCAACCGTAAGTGTTGGGTTCGTGGAGTGGTAGAAGAACCCATAGTGTCCGGAGACGGAAGGGTCCGTCAAGCGTGGGTGCTTACTAGCACCGGAAGGTATAAGCGAGCGTCAGCGAGGCTGGCCGTGATAGAAGTTGAGGAAGGTAACCCTGAGCCGGAAGTGGCCTCCGGGGCAGAGTTACAGGCCGGGGAATGTTCTGGCAACCCTGCCCAGACGCAGCCGCATCACAACCAATATTTGGCCGATTAGGCAAATGTCAGTTCCCAGCGGATATGATGGTGAGAGTGAGTGATAAAATTAAAGCGAGGGATAAACATATACAGAAAGGGGAAAAAgggaaaatataaacaaatggcCGAAGTTGAGTAAACAGAATTAGTAGCGAATCGAAGAAAATTGTATTGCAAGAAGAGAGTTGAACGGTGAATAAATCTAGATTGTATTTGAGGTAGAGTGAATTACGTGGAGTTTGGTCAGCAGATAACAATTAAGTACACTGTAAGTAGGTTGAAGTGCGAAAATAAACATATAGTTAATTGCACCATTATGAACAGCTGACGCAGGACAGTACAGTGGTGCTCAAACTATCGAAGACAGCCCACGGACTTTTAGACGACAATTAGACGAACGACACAGAAAGCGAGTAGAACAGGCAGGTAAAATATAGTACACGCTAAAAAGAGACTAGACAAAATaattaaagaattaaataaattaatagaCAAGTCTACGTGGACGATTGAGACGGAAGTTAAAGGAGAAGaacaaactaaaattgtgagTAGAAATGTTACAAAAAAGATTATATTTGTAAACAAATGTAAAACAACCCACAAacttaaattttaattaaacttCCACAGTTTGATCATCCTTTCAAAGGTTGATTCTCAAAAACGGTTTCGTTTAAAATCCGACCGTCCGAACAGCCTCCCTAAAAAGACATTGTAGAAATTACTATTTCAAgacactttgtcgaagacaccaactttcCATCCCTGAAGTGGACAAAGTTGAAGGGGTGCGATGTTAGTAACcccataaaaatcattttttaggtctaactttttcattttaatttttacatttttccaaTGAGCTTGagcagcttgagcttgattgactgctcgtagttgaccaacagatgtttgcttgggactagcacacatcttcaatgtacaagtactggtgatctcatttgttagatcatactggcgcctgccacgtcagaatgcaagtcaatgtagggaagggggaggaaatgatgatgcaatcactcgcccactgcaagccgaatatacttctgcacttgccacgagttcatgcggaatttgtcggaatttttgggttaggttcgagaggcagaggtccgtcttggttaacgagctgccaatgtgatagataggagaaagtaaCTGATGgtatttctaattggatgtaggaaacgagctctatagttcatttccaattctagcagattactgttagaatactcaagttgaaggtataggaatagtaatggaagcggtatggaatccatttccagttctagcgattgctagaacatgagaaatatagagaaagatacaaagtaggagaatggaacggacctgagattgaacccacgacctcctgcgtatgaggcagaagcagtagccatatgactaccaagcccgcttttaatttttacatttttccaaTGTCCTACAAAGATGTAGGTGCTTCGAAAAAACATATTGTCGTAGAAGACTGCAAATCGCTAAATCTTCATTACTTCATTTTAAGGAGCTATATCAGTTGTTATAGTTTTTCAGCACTATTTTTAAACAGGTATACTTTTCAGGATAACAGGTTGTAGCAGCTGTTATTTATGTCATTAGCTTCAAAGGGACTTCAAGGGGCAgcgggactatgtccaagggcttgacgatccctccctaggccatctgcgagtcttggcgcctgcctaggatgtgacggggtttgacagtgggccctgttaaacttctataaaaagctgcatgtatccgcaagtaggccccaccaaagcgaccgtgtgccactcaaagcacacaagtccaagtcctggtgttaggtgggacgctaaagcCCACGACACAACGGCTCTCCGACGAGACAGatggtttgcgcaggcccaataagccgcctttaaaaacaacgaAATAgaacgaacgacatagaagataatacgactcgatacaatcggcaacgacctaggcgacgaataaaggatcacgattggaagctaggaacatggaactgcaagtcgctaggcatcgcaagttgcgacaggataatctacgatgaattatacccccgcaacttcgacgtcgtagcgctgcaggaaatctgctggacaggacagaaagtgtggaaaaggttctaccaaagctgtgccACCAAAAACGAGCAGGGAACCGGCTTTATAGTGCTGgggaagatgcgccaacgcgtgattgggtggcagccaatcaacgcaaggatgtgcaaggccgattcttcaactatagcatcatcaacgtgcacagcccacacgaagggagacccgacgacgagaaagaagcgttttatgcacagctggagaagacatacgatggatgcccactgcaggatgcaaaaatcgtcatcggtaaaatgaacgctcaggtaggaaggaaggtcatcggaccggatagtctgcataccgcagcctcccgcggaataatagtccgaagcactttcgtcccctgcaagaatatccacaaggccacatggaaatcacctaatcaagtaacggaaaaccaaatcgatcatgttctaatcgacggtaaattcttctccgacatcacgaacttACGCACTTACctcagtgcgaatattgaatccgaccactacctagttgcagtatgtctacgctcaaaactctcgacggtgtacaacacgcgtcagagtcgtctgccgcggctaaacattggacggctacaagacggtagactagcccaagactacgcgcagcaactggaagtggcactcccaacggaagattAGTTAGGCGCAGCACTTCTGAAAATGGCTGgatagatattcgatccgccattggaagcaccgcaaccgctgcactaggcacggtggctccagatcagagaaacgattggtatgacggcgaatgtgagcagttagttgaggagaagaatgcagcatgggcgagattgctgcaacaccgcacgagggcgaacgaggcacgagatggagaccgtgaagagacggaggaactgtaccgcgctaataacgcacgaaagttctatgagaatgagaagttgaaccgttcacgtaagggccacgtgccacagccggatatgtgtaaggacataaacgggagccttcttacaaacgagcatgaggtgatccaaaggtggcggcagcactacgaagagcacctgaatggcgatatggcaaacaacggtggcggtatggcaatgaacctaggagcacgcgcgcaagaCATGCGACTtctggctccgaatctccagggaaaaacaacaaagcccctggagttgaccaactaccaagagagctgtttaaacacggtggtgaggcactggctagagcgctgcactgggttatTAACAAGGTTTGGAagaatgaggttctgccgcaggagtgtatggaaggtgtcgtgtgtcccatctacagaaagggcgataaactggattgtagcaactaccgcgcaatcacattgctgaacctacaatgtactctcccaaattttatgccgccgactaacaccaattgcaagagagttcgtggggcagtaccaggcgggatttatgggtgaacgctttTCCACAGActaggtgttcgccgtacgtcaggtattgcagaaatgccgcgaatacaacgtgcccacacatcatctatttatcaacttcaaagccgcatatgatacaatcgatcgggaccagctaagggagctaatgcacgaaaacggatttccggataaactgataaggttgatcaaggcgacgagggatcgggtgatgtgcggag comes from Armigeres subalbatus isolate Guangzhou_Male chromosome 2, GZ_Asu_2, whole genome shotgun sequence and encodes:
- the LOC134215242 gene encoding uncharacterized protein LOC134215242, with protein sequence MVHGEVKCTLVMSRAKVAPLKQVSIPRLELLAAVLSARMSHTVRENHSISISKVVFWIDAEVVLSWIRSDQRRYKQFVGFRIGEILSLTRLADWRWVPTRLNVADLLTKWGKDPDLHPSGPWVRGPQFLYDREENWPRKSLPPANTTEELRVHLLLHDVKIPAVLVDANRFSKWTILVRTIACVFRFVTNCRRKKGKLPIETLRATKDQLKSHISNAGASVRLPLQQKEYEQAERCLLKVAQSESFIDELKVLSRNKDRPASQWMALEKSSPLYKLTPLVDEYGLIRMEGRVERAEFLPFDLRFPVILPNDHRITKLIVQHYHERSGHGYRQAVKNELRQLYYIPHVDAVVRKVSAACVWCKVHRCRPHAPRMAPLPVQRITPNLRPFSYVGVDYLGPFDVTVGRRTEKRWIALFTCMVIRAVHLEVAHGLTTQSCLMAIHRFIGRRGWPIEFFSDNGTNLRGASKEVVEVVQGIRDDCADQLTNARTRWTFNPPAAPHMGGVWERLVRSVKEALTALNDGRRLTDEILQTVIVEAEDIVNSRPLTYVSQQNNEAEALTPNHFLRGGSPNQPSGTPPPPNPAVALRDAFQRSQQIASVMWDRWIKEYVPLLNRRSKWFGESRPLQAGDLVYIVDGTNRKCWVRGVVEEPIVSGDGRVRQAWVLTSTGRYKRASARLAVIEVEEGNPEPEVASGAELQAGECSGNPAQTQPHHNQYLAD